GATACAGACAGCCACCCCGTTGGCCATGGTCACGGACAACGGCTGGGCCCCGCCCATGCCCCCAAGGCCGGCCGTGACCACGATTTTTCCGGTCAGATCGGATTTGAAATGCTTCTGGCCCAGAGCGGCAAAGGTTTCATAGGTGCCCTGCAAAATGCCCTGGGTGCCGATATAGATCCAGGACCCGGCCGTCATCTGGCCGTACATGATCAGGCCTTTTTTGTCCAGTTCATGGAAAGTGTCCCAGTTGGCCCAGTGGGGCACGATATTGGCATTGGCAATGAGGACCCTTGGGGCGGCGGTGTGGGTGGTCAGAACCCCCACGGGTTTGCCCGACTGCACCAGCAGGGTTTCATCGTTTTCCAGATCCAGCAGGGTTCTGACAATGGCATCGAAACAGTCCCAGTTTCGGGCGGCCTTGCCCAGTCCCCCATACACAATGAGTTCATCCGGATTTTCCCCGTTGTCCGGGTCCAGGTTGTTGCACAACATGCGCAAGGCTGCTTCCTGGTACCAGCCCTTGCAGTGGAGCTGACTGCCTGTGGGGGCTTTCACGGGCCGGGGTTTGCCGCAGCCGATCTTCAGATCTTTCAGTAGTTGGTCTTTGGGGGTCATTTTTTTCCTCCGCAAGGTGTTGACATTTCAGAGTGGATTGGCTACTACTTGTCTATACAAGTATAGACGGGATGTCAAGTTTTTTTGTGTATCCATGATGCATGAACAGATAAACGGGTTTTAACAATAAATATTATTTAAAATAAGGATGCCGTGTGGGAACATCATCACGTCCGCTGGCGTTGTATGAACAGATCAAGCAGTCTCTGATCCGGGAAATGGATGCCGGGCTTTTGAAGCCGGATGACCGGGTGCCTTCGGAAACGCAATTGTCCCAAAGCTTTAACACCTCCCGGATGACCGCCAACCGGGCCCTCAAGGAATTGGCTGAACAAGGGCGCATTGTAAGGATTCAGGGGGTGGGTACGTTTGTGGCCCGTCCCAAACCCGATGCAGCCCTGCTGGAAATCAAAAGCATTGCCAGAGAAATTGCAGACTGGGGCGGGATTCATTCCTGTGAGGTGCTGCTGCTGGCTGAAGAGAGCGCAAATAAGGAGATTGCGGCCCGGTTGAACCTGAGGCCCGGAGATACCGTGTTTCATTCCATTTTGCTTCATAAAGACCGGGGCGTGGGGGTCCAGTATTCGGAGCGGTTCATCAACCCGGCCGTGGCGCCGGCGTATCTGGACCAGGATTATACCCGGATCACCCCCAGTGATTATCTGCTGGAGACCGCCCCGGTCCAGGCGGCGGAGCATGTGATCGAAGCCGTGCGCTGCCCGGCCCATGTGCTCAAACTTCTGGGGCTCGATGCGGCGGAACCCTGTCTGCGCCTGACCCGGCGCACCTGGTCCTTTGATCGGGTGGCCACTTACAGTACCATGATATTCCCGGGGTTTCGGTATCAACTGAAAGGCACCTTCAACAGGAGATCAATCCAATGAATGAGAAAACCATTGTTCTGGACGGCGATCATTTTCAACTGGAAGAACTGGTGGGTATTGCCAGAAACCAATGGCAGGCGGTTATTGCCGACACTTCCAAAACGCGGATTCATAAAGCCCGGACCCTGGTGGACACCTGGGTGAAAAAAGGGGAACGCATTTATGGGGTGACCACGGGTTTCGGCGCGTTGTCTGATGTGCCCATCTCCTATGCCGATACAAAACGGCTTCAGAAAAAAATTTTATTGTCCCATGCCGCCGGCATGGGCAAAGAGATGCCCGAAGATGTGGTCAGGGCCATGATGGCCCTGCGGATCAATGATTTCTGCCGGGGCAATTCCGGGCTGCGTCTGGAAACCATCCAGATGCTGGCGGACCTGCTCAACAAAGGAATCGTGCCGGTGGTCCCGGAAAAAGGGTCTGTGGGGGCCAGCGGAGACCTGGTACCCATGGCCCATCTGTCCCTGGTGATGATCGGCGAAGGCGAAGCCGTTGTGGACGGGCAGCGCATGTCCGGGGCCAAAGCCCTGGCAGCAAGGTCTTTAAAGCCCCTGGAACTGGCGGCCGGGGAAGGCCTGGCCCTGATCAACGGAACCCAGTTCATGATTGCCTTAGGGTGTCTGGCCCTGCATGATGCCTTGAATCTGTGCAAACATGCAGACATTGCCGCATCCATGAGCCTGGAAACCCTCATGGGAACAAGGACGGCTTTTGATCCGAGGATTCATCAGGCACGGCCCCATCCGGGCCAGATCATGGCCGCGGAAAACATGCTCAAAATCACGGAAAATTCGGAAATCATCTCTTCCCACCAGGACTGTTCACGGATCCAGGACGCGTATACCCTGAGATGCTCTCCCCAGGTCCATGGCGCGTCCTGGGATGCGTTTGCCTATGTGGACAATGTGATCCGGGTGGAGATGAACGCGTCCACGGAAAACCCGCTGATTTTTCCGGAATCCGAAGAATTTCTGTCCGGCGGCAATTTCCACGGCCAGCCCCTGGCCCTGGCCTGTGATTTTTTAGGCATTGCCATTGCCGAACTGGCCAATATTTCCGAACGGCGCATCGAGCGCCTGGTCAATCCCCAATTGTCCGGCCTGCCCGCGTTTCTGGTGGAAGACGGGGGATTGAATTCCGGTTACATGATCGCCCAGTATGCGGCGGCAGCCCTGGTGTCGGAAAACAAGGGCCTGGCCCATCCCGCATCCGTGGATTCCATTCCCACGTCAGCCAACAAGGAGGATCACGTGTCCATGGGGGCGTTTGCGGCCCGAAAATGCCGGGACATTGTGTTGAACACGGAAAACGTCATTGCCATCGAGCTGCTGTGCGGGGCCCAGGCCATTGATCTGTTCACCAATATCAAGGCCGGGGACGGGACCCTGGCCGCCTACCGCACCATCCGTCAGCATGTGGATTATATGAAAGAAGACCGGCAGCTGTCCAAAGATATTGCCACAGTCAAGGCCCTGCTGGAAGACGGGGCCATTGTCAGGGCCGTGGAATCGGCGGTGGGGAAACTGTATTAAATATTATGGAAGTTTTAAGTTTTAAGTGTTAAGTTTTAAGGGATACTTCCCGGTTTATACTTTTAATCAGTGGCTGAGGGGCTTTCATATAAACAATCATGGCCTGAGAAACCCCTGACAGATGGTAAAAATATAAGCTCTCAGGTATTGGCTTAAAACTTAAAACTTAAAACTTAAAACTTTTTAAGAAACTCATGGCATCACGGTCATCCGTGCCGTGAAAAGGACACAAACATGACAGCGATGGTTCATATTCATCTGGTTCATCGGCAGCATACAGACGGCAACAAAACGGTTGAGGTGAAAGGAGATACCGTGGGCCGGGCACTGGCGGATCTGATCCGGCAGTACCCGGCCATGGAAAAAGAATTGTTTGATAAAAAAGGCGGATTACACGGCCATATCGAGATCTATCTGAACGCGGAAAGCGCGTTCCCAGGCGAGCTGGAAAAACCGGTGGCCCCCGGGGATGACATCCAGATCATCACATTTCTGGCCGGGGGATAAGGCTACATTCCCAACAAGTGGCCCAGCCGGACCATGGGCCAGGCATGTACGGCCCCGCCTTTGGGCAGGGTCCTCATTTTGGCGGCAATGTCCAGAAAATCATCTTTCCGCCACATAGCGCCGATGAGCAGCCCCAGCTCATCGGCAAACGTGCCGATGGCCTGGCCCCCCACAATCCGGTTGTCCAGCATCACCACCCGCAGGTAATTGTTTTGGTCTTCCCGTTCCACAATGCGCTTGTCTCCGAACACACAATCCAAAGCCCGCTGGGTCTTGCCGAAAGTAGCGGCATGGGTGTCAAAGAAATGGGCCCGGGCAAAGGCATATGCCCCCAGATACCGGACCGGTTCGCCAAGAATGTGCCGGGCCGCTACCTGGGCCTGCTCAATGGCGTTGTGCTTGAGCTGGAACATGGCGATTTCCCCGGTGCAGGCATCAATGGTTTCCACACAGTCGCCGCAGGCATAGATGTCGGGTATGCTGGTCTGCATCTGCCGGTTCACCTGGATGCCCCGGCCCGTCTCGATGCCTGCGGTCTGGGCCAGGGCCGTTCCCGGCACCACGCCCGTGGCCACCACCACGGTGTCACAGTCTATGGTGCGCCGGTCCGTGACCACGGCGGTAACCTGCCCCGCGCCCTTTATTTCCAGCACCTTTTCATGGGTGAACACCTGGATACCATATCCGGTCAGCTCGTTTTCCAGGCGTTTGGCCGTGGGTTCATCAAACAAAGAAGGCAGAATCCAGTCCATCAGTTCGATGATATACACCTCATACCCTTTGCGCTTCAATGCTTCGGCCGCTTCGATCCCGATGGCGCCGGAACCGATGACCACGGCACGGGTGCCTTTGTGGGCTGCCAGTTTCTGCGTTTCCCCGAGCTGTTTACATGAAAACACGCCCGGGGTGTCAATGCCGGGAATGGGCGGAATGAACAGATCCCCCCCATGGGCCAGCACCAGGTTGTCATATCCGATCGGTTCACCCGTGTGGGGGGTGACGGTTTTATTTTCAGGGTCAATGGACACTACTTTGCTGTCATATAACAATTCGATGCGCCCATCGGCATAATCTTTTGACGTTTTTCTGAAAACATCCATGCGGCCGCACTCTCCCCCGAGAAAATAGGGCAGAGAGCAGGGATCATATTCCGGCACATCTTCAGCGGAAAGAATGACAATCTGAGCATCCGGATCTTTTTTTCGCACATCAAACGCCACCTGGTTGCCGGCAATGCCGTTTCCGATAATCACAAGTTTCATAACATCCTGCCTTTATCCATCATTGTTGTTACATTCATCCACCGGTGTGAAATTGTTTGGTTTTGGAGGCCGCCTTCCGGGTCGCACGATGGGACACGCTTCCCTGGGTACACAGGGTCAACGCTTTTTCCTGCCGGCAGGCAGCCACGCACCAGGGTTCGGTTTCACCTTCACACATGTCACAGGTCATGGTCCGGCCGGTATAGGGATTGATCCGGGGGCTTCCAACCGGGCAGATATAGACACAGGCCCGGCACCCGATGCAGACATCGGTGTTGGTGGTCACCGTGCCGTTGGCCTGGCGGATCCGGGCGTTCATGGGACACACCTTGATGCACGGGGCCGTGTCACAGGCCATGCAGATCACGGGCACATTCAGGTCCTTTGAATCCAGCCCGATGATATTCACTCTGGAAAGATCCGGATCAATGCGGCCGTGATGCTTCATGGCACAGGCAATCATGCATCGCCGGCATCCCGTGCATTTTTCAGGATCAATGGCAAGCTGTTCTCGCCGCATGTTCATAATG
Above is a window of Desulfotignum balticum DSM 7044 DNA encoding:
- the hutC gene encoding histidine utilization repressor → MGTSSRPLALYEQIKQSLIREMDAGLLKPDDRVPSETQLSQSFNTSRMTANRALKELAEQGRIVRIQGVGTFVARPKPDAALLEIKSIAREIADWGGIHSCEVLLLAEESANKEIAARLNLRPGDTVFHSILLHKDRGVGVQYSERFINPAVAPAYLDQDYTRITPSDYLLETAPVQAAEHVIEAVRCPAHVLKLLGLDAAEPCLRLTRRTWSFDRVATYSTMIFPGFRYQLKGTFNRRSIQ
- the hutH gene encoding histidine ammonia-lyase translates to MNEKTIVLDGDHFQLEELVGIARNQWQAVIADTSKTRIHKARTLVDTWVKKGERIYGVTTGFGALSDVPISYADTKRLQKKILLSHAAGMGKEMPEDVVRAMMALRINDFCRGNSGLRLETIQMLADLLNKGIVPVVPEKGSVGASGDLVPMAHLSLVMIGEGEAVVDGQRMSGAKALAARSLKPLELAAGEGLALINGTQFMIALGCLALHDALNLCKHADIAASMSLETLMGTRTAFDPRIHQARPHPGQIMAAENMLKITENSEIISSHQDCSRIQDAYTLRCSPQVHGASWDAFAYVDNVIRVEMNASTENPLIFPESEEFLSGGNFHGQPLALACDFLGIAIAELANISERRIERLVNPQLSGLPAFLVEDGGLNSGYMIAQYAAAALVSENKGLAHPASVDSIPTSANKEDHVSMGAFAARKCRDIVLNTENVIAIELLCGAQAIDLFTNIKAGDGTLAAYRTIRQHVDYMKEDRQLSKDIATVKALLEDGAIVRAVESAVGKLY
- a CDS encoding MoaD/ThiS family protein, with protein sequence MTAMVHIHLVHRQHTDGNKTVEVKGDTVGRALADLIRQYPAMEKELFDKKGGLHGHIEIYLNAESAFPGELEKPVAPGDDIQIITFLAGG
- a CDS encoding NAD(P)/FAD-dependent oxidoreductase produces the protein MKLVIIGNGIAGNQVAFDVRKKDPDAQIVILSAEDVPEYDPCSLPYFLGGECGRMDVFRKTSKDYADGRIELLYDSKVVSIDPENKTVTPHTGEPIGYDNLVLAHGGDLFIPPIPGIDTPGVFSCKQLGETQKLAAHKGTRAVVIGSGAIGIEAAEALKRKGYEVYIIELMDWILPSLFDEPTAKRLENELTGYGIQVFTHEKVLEIKGAGQVTAVVTDRRTIDCDTVVVATGVVPGTALAQTAGIETGRGIQVNRQMQTSIPDIYACGDCVETIDACTGEIAMFQLKHNAIEQAQVAARHILGEPVRYLGAYAFARAHFFDTHAATFGKTQRALDCVFGDKRIVEREDQNNYLRVVMLDNRIVGGQAIGTFADELGLLIGAMWRKDDFLDIAAKMRTLPKGGAVHAWPMVRLGHLLGM
- a CDS encoding 4Fe-4S dicluster domain-containing protein, producing the protein MNMRREQLAIDPEKCTGCRRCMIACAMKHHGRIDPDLSRVNIIGLDSKDLNVPVICMACDTAPCIKVCPMNARIRQANGTVTTNTDVCIGCRACVYICPVGSPRINPYTGRTMTCDMCEGETEPWCVAACRQEKALTLCTQGSVSHRATRKAASKTKQFHTGG